Proteins found in one Quercus robur chromosome 2, dhQueRobu3.1, whole genome shotgun sequence genomic segment:
- the LOC126713954 gene encoding extensin-like isoform X1 has protein sequence MKATLIVCLLLASTFFIPSSAAASSRDKPRIPIGRCDPNPRGPYGRGCIKKPPSPSLKPPPPSPFKPPSPSLKPPPPSPFKLPTPPSKPPPPIRNRPTIPCSKKNTPYCQPEPRPRCTPSVYKRCPP, from the exons ATGAAGGCCACTCTAATTGTCTGCCTTCTCCTGGCTTCAACTTTTTTCATTCCTTCTTCAGCTGCAGCTAGCAGCAGAGACAAACCAAGAATCCCGATAG GTAGGTGTGATCCAAATCCAAGAGGTCCTTATGGGCGGGGATGTATCAAAAAGCCGCCATCTCCATCCTTGAAGCCACCACCGCCTTCACCCTTCAAGCCGCCATCTCCATCCTTGAAGCCACCACCACCTTCGCCCTTCAAGCTCCCAACTCCACCCAGCAAACCGCCACCTCCAATCCGCAATAGGCCCACAATTCCATGCAGTAAGAAAAATACGCCTTATTGCCAACCTGAACCTCGACCTCGATGTACTCCTAGCGTATATAAGCGTTGTCCTCCTTAA
- the LOC126713954 gene encoding pollen-specific leucine-rich repeat extensin-like protein 3 isoform X2, protein MKATLIVCLLLASTFFIPSSAAASSRDKPRIPIGRCDPNPRGPYGRGCIKKPPSPSLKPPPPSPFKLPTPPSKPPPPIRNRPTIPCSKKNTPYCQPEPRPRCTPSVYKRCPP, encoded by the exons ATGAAGGCCACTCTAATTGTCTGCCTTCTCCTGGCTTCAACTTTTTTCATTCCTTCTTCAGCTGCAGCTAGCAGCAGAGACAAACCAAGAATCCCGATAG GTAGGTGTGATCCAAATCCAAGAGGTCCTTATGGGCGGGGATGTATCAAAAAGCCGCCATCTCCATCCTTGAAGCCACCACCGC CTTCGCCCTTCAAGCTCCCAACTCCACCCAGCAAACCGCCACCTCCAATCCGCAATAGGCCCACAATTCCATGCAGTAAGAAAAATACGCCTTATTGCCAACCTGAACCTCGACCTCGATGTACTCCTAGCGTATATAAGCGTTGTCCTCCTTAA